Below is a window of Frigoribacterium sp. SL97 DNA.
GCGAGGTGCTGTCGTCGCGCGAGCTCGACGTCACGCCCAACGAGGTCGCGGTGGCCACGGCCGACTGACGCGACCACCCCAGGGACGAGGAGGCGCGGTGCGAGGGCACCGCGCCTCCTTCGTGGTCGGGGGCTGCGCACGGCTCGTCCGGCCGGCCCGGCGCGCTCGGCCGACCCGGCCGGCCCCACCCCGCCGGCCCCGCCCGCCCGCCGGTCGCCGGCCCGTCCACTGGGGGCACCTCGAGCCCCTTCCCCGCGTCCCGCGGCACCGAAGACCGGGAGAGTCCGACGAATTCGTGACGTTTCGCCCTCGGGCCACGTCTCCATCGTGTGCCGCCCACGGCGGTGCCGCAGGACCACGGATCGAGAGGACCCCATGCCGAGCTTCTACGTCAGCGCGCCCGACGGAGAACCGGAACCCACCGGCGGGGTCTCCGCGCACCCCGTCGACCTCACGGGCGGCGGCGACGACGGGGGCGGGTCGACCTACCGGCGCGTCCAGGACGGCGGCACCGACCTCCGCGAGGCGACCCGCCGCCTCGAGACGCACTACCGGGGCCGACGATTCCGGTCCCAGTCGGGGGGCAGCCCGTTCGAGTACTCGTACGTGCTCGCCGGCGACGACCGCCTCGTCATGCAGACCTCGTCGTTCAGTGCACCGATGCAGGGCGAGATCCCCTTCCCGGGGCAGTACATCGTCGCGTGGAACCGCAGCGGACGCACCACCCTGCACCAGCGCGGCCACACGTTCACGAGCGAGGGCTCCACGCCGTTCCTCATGCCGGCCGAGGAGGCCTTCTCGTTCGAGTCGACCCCGCGGAGGAACGGCATGGTGCAGGTCGGCAGCGACTTCCTCGAACGGACCGCCGCCGAACGCCACGGCGGACCGTCACAGCGCGTCGTGTTCGACTACGCGGTCACCCCTCTCCCCGAGGCGGTCGCAGCCTGGCGGACCGCCGTCGGGTCGAGCGCCGCGGCCGTCGTGGCCGAGCAAGCGTCACCGCTCGTGCGACTCGAGGCCCAGCTCACCCTCGCCCGGGCCATGCTCGACCTGTTCCCGTGGCGCGCCGTCGACGTGCCCGTCGGCCTGCGCACACAGGAGGCCGCCCGCGTCCGGCACGCGGTCGAGTACATCCACGCCCACGCCGCCGAGCCGCTCACCCCGGCCGACATCGCCGAGGCGTCGGGCATGCACACCCGCACCCTGCAGACGTCGATGAAGGAACACCTCGGCACGTCACCGGCGGCGTACCTGCGCCAGGTGCGCCTCGACCGCGTCCACGACGAACTGCTCGCGGCGGCCCCGAACGAGACCCGCGTCTCGGACGTCGCCCGACGCTGGGGCTTCGGCAACTTCGGCCGGTTCGCGGGGTCGTACGCCGCGCGCTTCGACGAGTACCCCCGCGACACGCTCGCCCGCTAGCGGCGGCCTGGCCCCGCGCGGCCCCGCCCCGCCCCGCCCCGCCCCGCCCCGCCCCGAGGAGGCGGTTGGTCGAGTGGGCAGAAATCGTCCTTCCGGCTCGCACGAAGGACGTTTTCTGCCCACTCGATCGTCAGTCGCCCTGCTGCTGGGCGTAGGCCTCGGGGCCCTGTTCAGCCGCCGACGGGTCCATCCAGCCGAACTCGAGGATGTTGCCGTCCGGGTCGGTCAGCTGGCGCTGGTACATGAAGCCGTAGTCCGACGCGGGGCGCGCCTCCGTGCCTCCGGCGCCGAGGCCGGCGGTGACCGTCGTGTCGACCTCGTCACGGGAGTCGAGCATGACGGCGGTGGCGACCGAGGGGGCCGTGGTGGGATCACCGATGGGCAGGTCGGTGAAGGTCTGGAAGTACTCACGCCGGAGGATCATGAACGCGCTGTGGTCCTCCTCCACGATCACGCACGCGGCGTTCTCGTCCGTGAAGAGCGGGTTGATGGTGAACCCGAGGGCCGCGTAGAACGACTTCGCCCGGTCGAGGTCGGTCACGGGCAGGTTGACGAACATCATGGCCACGGGGTTCTCCTTCGAACGGTCCACGGGTGGTGACGCACAGCGTGGCCCCGCCCGTGTCGGCCGTCAAGACCTCGGCGGCAGCTCAGAAGTCGAGCAGGCGCACCGTGACGCCCACGGTGTCGCCGACGCCGAGGCCCTCGGCGTCGCGCACGGCCCGCTTCACGGGCAGGGCGTAGGCGTTCTCGTCGCCGAGGGGGAAGACCGACGTGGTGAACGTCGACGAGCCGACCCGCGCCTCCACGCGGACGGAACCCCAGCCGCGCAGCAGGT
It encodes the following:
- a CDS encoding helix-turn-helix transcriptional regulator; the protein is MPSFYVSAPDGEPEPTGGVSAHPVDLTGGGDDGGGSTYRRVQDGGTDLREATRRLETHYRGRRFRSQSGGSPFEYSYVLAGDDRLVMQTSSFSAPMQGEIPFPGQYIVAWNRSGRTTLHQRGHTFTSEGSTPFLMPAEEAFSFESTPRRNGMVQVGSDFLERTAAERHGGPSQRVVFDYAVTPLPEAVAAWRTAVGSSAAAVVAEQASPLVRLEAQLTLARAMLDLFPWRAVDVPVGLRTQEAARVRHAVEYIHAHAAEPLTPADIAEASGMHTRTLQTSMKEHLGTSPAAYLRQVRLDRVHDELLAAAPNETRVSDVARRWGFGNFGRFAGSYAARFDEYPRDTLAR
- a CDS encoding VOC family protein, encoding MAMMFVNLPVTDLDRAKSFYAALGFTINPLFTDENAACVIVEEDHSAFMILRREYFQTFTDLPIGDPTTAPSVATAVMLDSRDEVDTTVTAGLGAGGTEARPASDYGFMYQRQLTDPDGNILEFGWMDPSAAEQGPEAYAQQQGD
- a CDS encoding DUF1905 domain-containing protein; the protein is MEFHFDADLWRWESRRAFYTFVSLPPDVEDHVLMVAGDLLRGWGSVRVEARVGSSTFTTSVFPLGDENAYALPVKRAVRDAEGLGVGDTVGVTVRLLDF